Proteins from a single region of Macrotis lagotis isolate mMagLag1 chromosome 2, bilby.v1.9.chrom.fasta, whole genome shotgun sequence:
- the CBX6 gene encoding chromobox protein homolog 6 isoform X1 has protein sequence MELSAVGERVFAAESIIKRRIRKGRIEYLVKWKGWAIKYSTWEPEENILDSRLIAAFEQKERERELYGPKKRGPKPKTFLLKGTREVAGGAKTEARAQAEALRIGDVHFSVKPGSSASSPKLHSSAAVHRLKKDIRRCHRMSRRPLPRPDPQGSGGGPGTGPGMRPPISPFSETVRIINRKVKPREPKRSRIILNLKVIDKGPKGPGGGPGSGALARPKIPSRNRVIGKSKKFSESILRTQLRHMKFGAFSIYNKPPASPGPPPGPAGKPEAGAPQGPAPAPRGLILAAAPYDVRSSGSSGCPSPAPHSSSDPDDSPPKLLPETLSPAVPDWREAEVLDLSIPPESAATSKRAPPGGGEGGRTPPSSSPPGSCPDPEQEAGDWRPEMSPCSNVVVTDVTSNLLTVTIKEFCNPQDFEKEEESPRWPSRGQSSEAASSTFSAASSGGEEMDEGSNGTSSFLKAGASVRFDCGQGQGLSPL, from the exons ATGGAGCTGTCTGCAGTGGGCGAGCGGGTGTTCGCGGCCGAGTCCATCATCAAGCGGCGGATCCGCAAG GGGCGCATCGAGTACCTGGTGAAATGGAAGGGCTGGGCCATCAA GTACAGCACCTGGGAACCCGAGGAGAACATCCTGGACTCGCGGCTGATCGCGGCGTTCGAGCAGAA GGAGCGGGAGCGGGAGCTGTACGGCCCGAAGAAGAGGGGCCCCAAGCCGAAGACTTTCCTGCTGAAG GGTACAAGGGAAGTTGCGGGGGGAGCAAAGACAGAG GCCCGGGCCCAGGCTGAGGCCTTGCGGATCGGCGACGTGCACTTCTCCGTCAAGCCGGGCTCCAGCGCCAGCTCCCCGAAGCTTCACTCCAGCGCCGCCGTGCACCGTCTAAAGAAGGACATCCGCCGCTGCCACCGCATGTCTCGGCGGCCCCTGCCGCGCCCGGACCCCCAGGGCAGCGGCGGAGGCCCGGGCACAGGCCCCGGCATGCGGCCGCCCATCTCGCCCTTCTCCGAGACCGTGAGGATCATCAACCGCAAGGTGAAGCCGCGGGAGCCCAAGCGGAGCCGCATCATCCTCAACCTGAAGGTCATCGACAAGGGCCCCAAGGGCCCGGGCGGCGGCCCCGGCAGCGGGGCCCTGGCGCGCCCCAAGATCCCCTCCCGCAACCGCGTCATCGGCAAGAGCAAGAAGTTCAGCGAGAGCATCCTGCGCACCCAGCTCCGCCACATGAAGTTCGGGGCCTTCTCCATCTACAACAAGCCCCCGGCCAGCCCCGGGCCGCCCCCCGGGCCGGCCGGCAAGCCCGAGGCCGGCGCCCCCcagggcccggccccggccccgcgcggGCTCATCCTGGCCGCCGCCCCCTACGACGTCCGCAGCTCGGGCTCCTCGGGGTGCCCCTCCCCGGCCCCGCACTCCTCCTCCGACCCCGACGACTCGCCCCCCAAGCTCCTCCCGGAGACCCTCAGCCCCGCGGTCCCCGACTGGCGCGAGGCCGAGGTCCTCGACCTGTCCATCCCGCCCGAGTCTGCGGCCACCAGCAAGCGGGCCCCCccgggagggggggaggggggccgCACGCCCCCCTCGTCCTCGCCGCCGGGCTCCTGTCCTGACCCCGAGCAGGAGGCGGGGGACTGGCGCCCCGAGATGTCCCCCTGCTCCAACGTGGTGGTCACCGACGTCACCAGCAACCTCCTGACGGTCACCATCAAGGAGTTCTGCAATCCCCAGGATTTCGAGAAG GAAGAGGAAAGCCCAAGGTGGCCATCCAGAGGGCAGAGCTCGGAGGCCGCTTCATCCACCTTCTCGGCTGCCTCCTCAGGGGGGGAAGAGATGGATGAAGGAAGCAACGGCACCTCTTCTTTCTTGAAGGCCGGGGCATCTGTCCGGTTTGATTGTGGCCAGGGGCAGGGCCTCTCCCCACTCTAG
- the CBX6 gene encoding chromobox protein homolog 6 isoform X2 has translation MELSAVGERVFAAESIIKRRIRKGRIEYLVKWKGWAIKYSTWEPEENILDSRLIAAFEQKERERELYGPKKRGPKPKTFLLKARAQAEALRIGDVHFSVKPGSSASSPKLHSSAAVHRLKKDIRRCHRMSRRPLPRPDPQGSGGGPGTGPGMRPPISPFSETVRIINRKVKPREPKRSRIILNLKVIDKGPKGPGGGPGSGALARPKIPSRNRVIGKSKKFSESILRTQLRHMKFGAFSIYNKPPASPGPPPGPAGKPEAGAPQGPAPAPRGLILAAAPYDVRSSGSSGCPSPAPHSSSDPDDSPPKLLPETLSPAVPDWREAEVLDLSIPPESAATSKRAPPGGGEGGRTPPSSSPPGSCPDPEQEAGDWRPEMSPCSNVVVTDVTSNLLTVTIKEFCNPQDFEKEEESPRWPSRGQSSEAASSTFSAASSGGEEMDEGSNGTSSFLKAGASVRFDCGQGQGLSPL, from the exons ATGGAGCTGTCTGCAGTGGGCGAGCGGGTGTTCGCGGCCGAGTCCATCATCAAGCGGCGGATCCGCAAG GGGCGCATCGAGTACCTGGTGAAATGGAAGGGCTGGGCCATCAA GTACAGCACCTGGGAACCCGAGGAGAACATCCTGGACTCGCGGCTGATCGCGGCGTTCGAGCAGAA GGAGCGGGAGCGGGAGCTGTACGGCCCGAAGAAGAGGGGCCCCAAGCCGAAGACTTTCCTGCTGAAG GCCCGGGCCCAGGCTGAGGCCTTGCGGATCGGCGACGTGCACTTCTCCGTCAAGCCGGGCTCCAGCGCCAGCTCCCCGAAGCTTCACTCCAGCGCCGCCGTGCACCGTCTAAAGAAGGACATCCGCCGCTGCCACCGCATGTCTCGGCGGCCCCTGCCGCGCCCGGACCCCCAGGGCAGCGGCGGAGGCCCGGGCACAGGCCCCGGCATGCGGCCGCCCATCTCGCCCTTCTCCGAGACCGTGAGGATCATCAACCGCAAGGTGAAGCCGCGGGAGCCCAAGCGGAGCCGCATCATCCTCAACCTGAAGGTCATCGACAAGGGCCCCAAGGGCCCGGGCGGCGGCCCCGGCAGCGGGGCCCTGGCGCGCCCCAAGATCCCCTCCCGCAACCGCGTCATCGGCAAGAGCAAGAAGTTCAGCGAGAGCATCCTGCGCACCCAGCTCCGCCACATGAAGTTCGGGGCCTTCTCCATCTACAACAAGCCCCCGGCCAGCCCCGGGCCGCCCCCCGGGCCGGCCGGCAAGCCCGAGGCCGGCGCCCCCcagggcccggccccggccccgcgcggGCTCATCCTGGCCGCCGCCCCCTACGACGTCCGCAGCTCGGGCTCCTCGGGGTGCCCCTCCCCGGCCCCGCACTCCTCCTCCGACCCCGACGACTCGCCCCCCAAGCTCCTCCCGGAGACCCTCAGCCCCGCGGTCCCCGACTGGCGCGAGGCCGAGGTCCTCGACCTGTCCATCCCGCCCGAGTCTGCGGCCACCAGCAAGCGGGCCCCCccgggagggggggaggggggccgCACGCCCCCCTCGTCCTCGCCGCCGGGCTCCTGTCCTGACCCCGAGCAGGAGGCGGGGGACTGGCGCCCCGAGATGTCCCCCTGCTCCAACGTGGTGGTCACCGACGTCACCAGCAACCTCCTGACGGTCACCATCAAGGAGTTCTGCAATCCCCAGGATTTCGAGAAG GAAGAGGAAAGCCCAAGGTGGCCATCCAGAGGGCAGAGCTCGGAGGCCGCTTCATCCACCTTCTCGGCTGCCTCCTCAGGGGGGGAAGAGATGGATGAAGGAAGCAACGGCACCTCTTCTTTCTTGAAGGCCGGGGCATCTGTCCGGTTTGATTGTGGCCAGGGGCAGGGCCTCTCCCCACTCTAG